The genomic interval CGCGATCGGCCGGATCGGGCTGCTGATGTGTGCCGACGGGATCGTTCCCGAGGTCCCCCGGCTGCTCGGGCTGGCCGGCGCGCAGATCCTCTGCAACTCGCTCAACAGCCGTGGTCCCGATGAACTGCGCACCCATGTTCCGTTGCGGGCCATGGAGAACCGGGTCTGGCACATCTCGGCCAACACCGTCGGTGGCCCGGCCGACGCCTACCCCTGGATGGGCGGTTCACAGGTCGTCTCTCCCGGTGGTGAGGTCGTGGCCGTGGCCGGTGAGGCCGGGAACATGATGATCTGGGCCGATATCCAGCCGGTGGAGGCCGACGACAAGTGGGCCTCGTTCGGCGCCGACGTGATCACCTGGCGCCGTCCGGACCTGTACGGTGACCTGGTCCGGCCCGTCGCCGACCTGCCGGTCGCCGCGATGTACGGCCCGGCCGGCGACACACCGTCGAAGCCACTGACCGTTGCCCCGCTGCAGGTGTCCTGGTTCCACAACCAGGACTGGACCGTCACCCGGGCGCTCGGCCAGATCAGCTACGCGGCGACCCGGGGTATCCAGCTCGGCGTCCTTCCGGAACTGTTCTGCTTCGAACGCGACGAGGTGGCCGCCGACCCCGCAGCCGCGGCCAGGATCAGCCTCGATGTGCTCGCCCGCATCGTCGGCGCTGTCGCCGGCGGTTCGCTGCGGGTCGTGGTGAGCCTCGTCGAAGAGTCTGCCGGCCAGTACTTCTCGACGGCCTGGCTGGTCGGGCCGGAGGGGGTCGAAGGCAGTTACCGCAAGGCTCATCTGTCCGGCGCCGAGCGCCGGTGGGCCACCGCCGGTGACCACCTGAGCGTCCTGGACACCCCGATCGGGCGCATCGGGTTCATGATCGGCACCGAGGTCTGGCTGCCGGAGGTGGCCCGGGTCCTGACCGTGCGCGGGGCCGAGGTCATCGTGCACCCCACCGACGCCGACCGCGCCCAGGCCCTGACCGTCGCGGCCGTCGAACGCGCGGAGGAGAACCGCGTACACCTGATCTCCAGCAACCGCCTGGACTCGCCCTCCGGACTCGGCAGCCAGGTGGTCCAGGCCGACGAGTTCGTCCCCGGCCAGCCGATCGCGCTGATGCGGTTCCCCACCGCCTGGACCTGCCGCGGCGGGTTCGAGGAACAGATGCGGGTGGAACTGGACCTGCGCGAATCGCACAGCAAGGTGATGGGACTGCACCTCGACCCGGTGGCCACCCGTCAGCCGCACATCTACTCCCCCTTCGTCACCCTCACCACGGAGCTGTCCGC from Kineosporia sp. NBRC 101731 carries:
- a CDS encoding carbon-nitrogen hydrolase family protein; its protein translation is MAPQPSSAVPGTIRVAAAQFFSGTDVRANLELCAGYLREAAAAGAQILVTPENSNRVRDFTTREGAWEHAETLDGEFVTGLRAVCAELGMYAVVGVDLRGEQAPDVHIGQLLVGPDGSILKVHRKHIFWDYEYTLFVPGDEPIEVVDTAIGRIGLLMCADGIVPEVPRLLGLAGAQILCNSLNSRGPDELRTHVPLRAMENRVWHISANTVGGPADAYPWMGGSQVVSPGGEVVAVAGEAGNMMIWADIQPVEADDKWASFGADVITWRRPDLYGDLVRPVADLPVAAMYGPAGDTPSKPLTVAPLQVSWFHNQDWTVTRALGQISYAATRGIQLGVLPELFCFERDEVAADPAAAARISLDVLARIVGAVAGGSLRVVVSLVEESAGQYFSTAWLVGPEGVEGSYRKAHLSGAERRWATAGDHLSVLDTPIGRIGFMIGTEVWLPEVARVLTVRGAEVIVHPTDADRAQALTVAAVERAEENRVHLISSNRLDSPSGLGSQVVQADEFVPGQPIALMRFPTAWTCRGGFEEQMRVELDLRESHSKVMGLHLDPVATRQPHIYSPFVTLTTELSA